The nucleotide window ttttctagtagatagaaaaagaaaaagtcgtATTCTGTTGTCTAAGTAggagtattattatatattgtattattgaagcagaaaaataattaattatgtgtatgTTGATAGAAATAATATAGTATCATATTCTCTGGCTTCAGGCTGTAAGAGATAAGAGAGAAGATTCCAGGCCAACACGATTATTGGATCAAACCCAAGATTCAAACAAgattcttctttctttaatttccaTTATTACGACATAATCagctctaattttttttatatatctagATAGGTATGTGGACAACACATACCATGTACAAGTGACGATGGGGTGAGAAGATGACACATATTTtgctaataattaattttgtattatttacaAGTTGGAGATAAGGTGGTAGATGTGAAAGATTCATTGCATCTCACTCCCCCACatataagagaaaagaaaagaatgtgaATATTGCATATTCTCTTTTTATGCATCTATACCATATTCCAAGTCCATATCAAAGACTTTTTTGTGCTTGTGATTTTATTGACAAATTACTCCTAAAACTGTCGGAGTTGCCCCGTACTATCGTGGGACAAGCAAGCATCATTGATGTAATAAGCTGACcttccatttttttaataacaaatGTCCAATAACACTCTCTCTTCTTCTACATCACTATACATATTTTAGCATCACAACTGTCTAAGCTAACAAATATCTGTAAATAACACGGCCCAAAAAGATTAAATATGAACTATGCCATATACTCTCACTGATGATAAAGGGGGAAAACAAGACCACAACCCAACATCAACTACTAGGACAGGGAAACAATCTTTCTTTTTACACTATATGGGACAGGGGTATAAACATAACTCGTTATTCCATCAACACCAATTTACAATAACTAAAACAAATCAACTACGTCTCAATCCAAAACTGGTTTGGGTTGACCACATCACTACTAATTCACAATATCTGCATGAATACAAATTGTCATCCCGCAAAAATTAGATTCATTTTGATAAGTTCTACGACTGAGTATAGATAGAAACAGAAGAGGATTAAATGATTTATGGGCACAAACATTCAATCTCAACTGTTGCTGATGGACCTGAGGAAAGTCATTTCCATTTCCTCAATAAAACGCGCTATAAGTTAAGAGTTAACAAACGATAGCTACAACACATTAACTAGCTAAGACCAGACAGATACTCTAACTACAATGTGAATATGAGGCTACAACATGTACAAAGTCTgtttaagaatacaattacaTTTCCTTCTTTCTGAGGCTGTTCAGGACATCAAGCTAGAGAAGCTCTGGGGTTCTTCGGATATTTCCCCAAAATATCCAAGACTCTTACTCGCTGCGCCTCTTTCGCTGAGAAATTTCGggagaaaaccaaaaaaaagtgaaatttagAAACAATACCAGCACCAGAAAAGGTCCTTTGAACTAATTGTGCTAAAAATctataaaataggtaaatgttAAATGAAGCAGAGAACTGAGAAAATGGCACAAGCTTTTCACCATTTCACTGGAACAAAGAGGGCAGAAAGGAAATAGGCAGAGTCAAAAGCCCAATCATtttcaacaattaataatagGTTCAGTATCAAATATAGCAGCAATTCTCTTTCTGATGCCCCAACGAAGAACCACTCTATCAGAGAGGAAATAACAAAATGTTAATCCATACAATGTACAATTCGTACTCTTTTGAGGATTCAAACTTACCAAAACTTAGTCAGAGGTCATTCCCAGGGATTGTGAGAATGGCTTACTGAAAAAACCTCAATACAGAAAATAAAACCCAACTCATAACTATCTTTAGGGCCAACCCTTTCATTAGAACCAAGCCGCGCACACACAAGACTTTAGGAGATATCAAACACCATTGTCGTTTCTAACCAAGTAAATATCCAAAAAGATCAGAAATTAATTCTTGAAGCAAAATGCATCTTGCATCATCagccaaataaataaataaatccaaCACATCATTGAAACGGAAAAAGATGTGTCAAGGCAAATCTGAGAGTACAACAATAAAGTCAGCAGGTTTACTTACTTTTTCATTCAAATCACATCTCTAGGACCAtaataaagcaacaataaaagcaAATATCATAAAGTACCTTCCTCCAAGGCAAGCCGTATGGACCTCTTCTCCAGTTCAACAGCATGATTGCTTAGGTCAACAGAGGAGAGAGAACGAAGCACTGCTCAATGACATTATATTGATAAAATGAGTAAGAAGATGAGTTACAACAGACAGACAATTAAGTGAGCAAGCATCAAGAAATTAGACTACATACTCTGTACATAATCCTCTTGCTTTGATTGCTCCAGTCTGTGCAGCAAGTTCTGCAATTGGAAATACCGCTCTTCCCAATGCTTAAAATTAACCTTCTTGGGATTATCCAACAATAGTCTGGTAGACGTGACTTGATGGTTGCTAACATTAACTGAAGCTAAATTGTTGTTGGACTCTCCTGTAGAGGGAGGAACTGAAGGTTTTGTGGACAAGGAGCACCTTGAAGGAGTCCATGCGATTGATGAAACTTCTGGAATGTAATATCCTTCCTTCATCTGGACTTCAGTCTGAGTTTTCTCATCACGTTGACTAAGCTTTTTTAGTTGTGGATAATCTGTAACACCGCTTTGGTTGTTATTAGCAGCTGTTTTGCTTAACTCTCCTTCAGGTCTTCTACGAACATAGACAAGATGCCCACTACCAGAATTGTTTGTCGAGCATCGGTTGAGTGGGTTCACTAGGCATTCCGGGGTAGGTCTTTTGGAGCCAGTTATATTAGAAACTTTATTCGCCATAGTATTCGCTTCAGGAAATAGTGGGCTTTCAGCAGATTTGGAGGCAGCAACTATACTTTCACTCTGTGAATCTTGTAGTGCAGGTCCCACTATGGCTACTGGCACCAACAGCTGTTTATCATGCTTGGGTAAACCAGATTTAGCATTAGTCTGGTCACTTGATTTTGAATCTACAGTTTGTTGACCCATCTAAGAGAAGGTGTATGTTAGATGATTACATAGATCTTGCCTTTTCAAGTAATTATGAACAAATCTTGTGTTACTTAAGTACAAAAGTTAGTAGTTTGATTTTTAAGAAGAGAAGGTTCAAAAGAGTTAAATCTGAAAGAGAAATTCACAAGTCCGATACCCTCTATTCCATTTTATACTACACTCTTTTCTCTTTAGTCCGTCCCAAAAAAGAGTGACACCTTATACAAGGAAAAtctttaatttcagttttctcGCTTTTCCTTATAGAATCGACATGTCATGTTGCAAACTAGAATACCTTATGGGTATATTTGGTgcattaataatatatatttagttaCTGTGCAGAAGTCCTTTCTTTCATAAACAATAAACTCTGTGCCAAGAAAAATACTATCATATGAAGTGAAATGAAGGGAATATATAACTACCAATGTGTCCATAAGCTGCAGTTAATTTTGTGAAAAGTTATGGATCTTGATTCTCCATCAGATAGTTTATAGGTAAATGCATGCTCCTAACATCCTATGATCCTAAACTTGAGGGTCAAATGTTTGATGGTGTGacattttaaactaaaaattcatcataaaagaTAATTGAATCTTATACGTCTAGCAACAAGCAAAAACCAGATCATGATAAAAGCTACTATTTAACCAAATAACTGTTATGATCTAGTCAAGTACTCCACAAACATTTTAGTACAAacaaagttataatttttttcttaaaagccAAGATATAAAGGCTCAAACTAGACAAATTTCGAGGtgtaacaaaaaatatttattcctcCTCCTTCCACTCTCTTTTTGTTTAAAGGATAAGCAACAGGAATGAATGCAGAAATCCATTCAGAAAGTGTTTATTCCATTAAGCCATTTAGTTACCAACTTAAGCAGAGCTCGCTTTATTCCTAATCTAGAACATTCCCATGGAAAAGCATCTACTAGTTCCAATTCAACTTATCTTTACACATAAAAACATTATTCCACCAACCCAGCATATGCTACAGCTCCACCATTAAATTGTTCTCAGAAACAACCTTATCAATTTCATCTGCATGATCTCTGAGAACATTCCACAAATGCATACTCAATGAGATGCCTTTATTACTCGCATTTGCTCCATCTCAAAATAACACTCTCAAATGTCCATCATACTCTTCCCTCTGAAGTTCCTAACTGGCACTTTCCAATTCTTAGAAATCTAACAAACTACGATGTGATCGGCAACTTCAGAGTCATAGGTTCTGGAGGATAGTCTCTTAGGAGAATTGTTGCCTCCAGAAGCATACTCACCCTCTTCCTTTCTCTTAACTTTCTCAACATATCTGCACATGCAAACAGAAATAATACTCTCGAATCCATCATTATCTTCCCTCCAAAGTTCCTAACTGACACTTTCCCATTCTTAAAAACCTCACAGACTGTGACGTGCTCGGCAACTTCAGAATCATCGGTTCTGTAAGATAGTCTCTTAGGAGGATTGTTGCCTCCAGAAGCATACTCTTCCTCTTCCTTTCTCTTTCATAACCTTCTCAACATTCATACAAACAGGTACACTAGTCTTATCAAAGAATTTTTCTTCTGgtctaactttttttatttgggACAAGTTCTTCATGTCAAAGAATCCTTTTCAGCTTTCCATCATGGACAACAAAATGGAGAGATATATAGATCATTCATACTTCAAAGATTGTAACAAAATGATCCTTGCAacaatcaccaaaatatttatcCTTGCAATACATTGATGTCGAACACCTTCTTATACTATAACAACAACTACTCCAAACCAATGTGTTTGGAATTTTGTAATTTTCTGAAAATTGTGTTCTTCACTTCTTGCTTTTCACTTCATGCCTATGCACCGTGTTGCTTCTTTGTGCTTTTCACTTTTAACAGCATTGGTTTTAATAAAGAAGCCCCGGCCTGAAATCATTTACTCGCCATTTAACGGAAAAATGATGCTCAACCATCATATTCCAACTCTTCagtcttaacaataagaaattcAAGACCACTTCTACTTATGCACTGGTTATAATTGATTTAGCAAGCTTATACTAATAAATAAGCTCCTTAAGTGGACTATATCCATCTCAAGAATCAGCTAGGAGAAGGTAAATACTTTCTATAAATTTGCAACATCAAATCCCAAACTACGAAAACTAGAACAGGTTAGGTGTAGATAGAAACCCTTCCACACTCAATGGGTGTGTTTATGTTTTTGaaagttttcttcaattgttgcTTTTAAAAAGTTGGGACTTAAtaaatcaaatcattttttcCAGAATATATATTAAGGAAAAGTCGAAAAGTTTAAAAAACAGAAGACAACAAGCTAACCATTCAGAGCTGCAGTGTTGAAGAGAGACCAATTTATCCCCGCATTTGTTGAAAGTAGTTACGGTAACTTGGGGGATAATTCTAGTTTTACAATTTTAAGCTAAGTTGTGCGAACTCTTTACTTTCGATGCCGCACCCGTGTCAGATTCTctaaaaatacactacttttggcgaatccgacacgcaccctttgacatttttgaagagtccgagaaACATAGCTTTAAAGAGAGGTTAAAGAAAGATGCTCAATGGTGTTAATTCGTCATAGGTTATTGTGATCTGGACCTATTCGGGATTAGTGTAGCAACAGAGTCAGAACCCACCACAATATCACAGCAAGGATTTTACTTTAAACTTCACGGCAAGGAGTGGTGGAGGGAAAAAGAAATTAGAACATGATTTACATAAAACAATTGAATAGATGACAAAGAAACTTGAATTTCAGTGTTTCGGGAACACTGTGAGTGATGAATGTAGAACATCAGCAATATATGCCTACATTTGCATGTCAAGAATATATATGTCCAAGCAAACGTCTATATAatgaaatatgaataaaatggaCTAACTGTATACCATCCAGGACGGAGTCGAGAATATTACTCTCACCTCATAGGCTCACAACATCAAGATGATGGAGCATGACATGAGAAGAATATGTTCCATTCAAAGTGGTTCCATTCCAAtacataatgaaaatgatctgCAGCTCTGAAGAGAAGCAGCAACTCACATGAGAACATATTCTAGTTCAGCGGTTTTCAACAACCAACAACAAAAATGGAAGAGGATCCAACGATTTTTTTTGCTAAAacagatataaataatataagttCTGCTAAGTTGGTTTGAATCTGTCAACTTAATCCACATGGTTTAGAGAAGTAATTTTGCAAGTAATACATCTAAAATGTTGTAAATGCAGTTCTCAACGTGCCAAGTCCTTTTTCCATCTTTTTAAACGCCCTACTGCCTGATCTCAATAGCAAGAAATACCGCCAATTACTGAGTTGCATTGATAGTCACAAAAGTTAAGTTACATTATCCACTGGATCAAGAAATTATGGTATAATCCACGAGAAAGACAATTAATTCAAGTAAACAATTTTGCATTTGGTGAGTTAATTctattgataaaataaataagatttgATCCCCTAAACATTCTTTTGATAATTTATCCCAAAAACATATTCAGCTAAAgtttgaaaagaatgaaaaccTTAAAACTGGAAAATAACATGTTTCATAATTCTTAAAATGGAAAGAAACCTAGCATTCCAATTATGTAGCTAAATTCCCTTCactattttgtttcctttttggtTCTGTTTTTTTGTAGTACTGTACTCTACTTCTTATCCCGTAGtgaacataagcaaagaactactTTTTCATATCATTTCACCTAAGGTAATTGGAACTTGTGATTGCAATAGTATGATTTATCTTGCAAAAAAATCATTTAGGAAATAGCCAAGTTATCTGATACAGCTAAGGAAGTTTGTAAGCTATAGTTTTAACATTTGTAAGCTAATAGATGTagttctctctctttctctcatTGTATTCTTTTAGCGATTAAGAATGAGGCAGTTTAGAATGGGTTAATCTGGCCAGtgctcttttttcttttctgggGGTGGGAGTTAGGTCAGGATGGATGACGAATTAGTGTAGTCTTTCCTGAACAATGGAATCATCTTTGAATTACAATATCAATAAACTGAAGGAATCACGTTTCTTTTAAGATTCTGAAACCAAATTATGAAACCAAGGAATCCCCCTTGTCCACAATAGTAGGTATAAATATAATGCAATCCCTCTACCAGCAGAATATtgttttgaatatctaaaatcCAACTTAGCAGAAGATTTATACCATGAATAAATAAAACAGCAATCATGCGCTCTACAAATGCATAAGTATCAAAACATCAATTCGAGAATTGAATTGCGTGACTAAATGAGAAAAGCAATGAAATCTTACATTAATATGTCTATGCTTTCAAATTCTTCTCAACGAGGGAGGAATTGTGGTAACAAACAACCGGTCCAGTATGAGGAGAAAGAAGATTGATTTgattgagagagagagagcggGAGCAATGGCCCTCGGATTGTTGATCGTGCCTGTCTGGTGCGTGCAAAGAGTGGAGTTTTTGGTTATCGGCTGTTGTAACCCGTTACGACCCGATTCTTTTGTGGGCTATTCGGGTTGTAGCCCGTTTGGACCCATCTGTAATTCTAAAGTGAACAAATGGGATAATTGTTTGAGTTAAGCTTTAGGGTCAAAATACATCTCAACTAGTCTCTACGTTCATCTTTACTTGTCCATTGTACTATTTTAACatgtccaacaatattttttcagttaccattttgtgtctattttaatttcgttattaaatattattcatttttcaatgtTTAGCTTGTATTTAGTAACAGTGATTTGATAAAATTATCTCTATCATTCACTACTTTTTAATCCTGTttcaagtcaatagtggacaattattgttggacagaAGGAGATTTTATATTACTGAGTTTCGTATCTAATCTATTGAGAGTGCAAGTTTTCTAACTCAACTATTGCTTAATAGTTTGCAAACCATACCTTAGAATTGAATAGACCAAATGTTTGTTGAGAAATGTTTCTAGGTGCGTTTGTCCATAAAAATTTCATCCACCTGACATATAAAATGACTCTATTAGTTgacacattatttttaaatatatttttaattggtTTCTTTAAAATCCTATACTCTCCTCTTCCAAGCTGTAGATATCAACGTCATGACAAAGATGAAACCACAACTAAGAAGATGGAGAAGAAGATGGTGAATGTTATTATTGGGATAAATTaatgggaaaaaggataaatataccctcgaactatcgtaaatgatatgcagatatcctccgtcatacttttgggacattggtgcttatgtcgtccaaaaactagagcatatatgcccttcactctaacggaagactaaatagggacacatgGCGCAATCTCATTCATCGaaccgatatttaataaatgtcgtgTCAGTGGATAAGGTTATGACACGTGTATATTCGTTAGtgtaaagggtatatatgctctagtgtTTAGACGACAGGGCACCaatatcccaaaagtatgatgaagggtatctgcataccatttacgatagttcatgggtatatttatcctttttccctaaattaatttatatggtGATAGTTTTAACCATTTACGTTAATTTTTAGCTTAATATTAACTTGTTTAGATTTGTCATGTGAAATTGTTTTTCCAcgtgaaatttttttaaataaaagagagacTATAGTATACACATCATAAAAAATTAATCGAAATGTGTTTCGCTAACTATTGGGTGATAGTTCACGCAGAAAACTTATACTCTCgatagtttagatatgaaactcaCAAAACTGGAAAAATTCAAATGTACTTTTAACCCTATCTCTAATTGTTTTTGATAGTCCTTCGGCTCGgatgaacaaaataaaaaaagtgataaatatatcaaacataaacaagtaagcaacaacaacaagaaaataaaatatcaacgCTAAAGAAATAGATTTAGTactaataaaaatcaaaacataatgaaaaccaagaaaaatacatttaaatgttaaattagaACACTTTAAGACCCGTTTGAtcaataataattttcattttttcaatttttttactttatttgaaaatcaattttggCCATGAAAATTCTAAATACAACTCCAAGTTATATGAACCCATTCCCCCATTTTCTTTTGCACtttgattataattatttttttctaaatttcccctaaaatttatttttataaatatgacCTTGTTTCAACTATATTTCATGCTTTTAGAATAACAATCAAATAGTAGTTATAAAATTATAACCAAACATAACTCCATatttaatttcaacttcaaaaatcatatatatatgaaagaaaaccttaggcccgcctacgtggcgtcACTACAAACTAgaattctcttttaatttatttatttccaaaaccagccttcctctttcatgaaaagttgtgatttttatgaaaagttgcgactttaatgaagagttgcgacttttatgaaaagttgtaactttaatgaaaagttgcgacttttataaaaagttgcgccttttatgaaaggttgtgaccttttcgaagggttgcaacttttccaaatagttgtaaccttttcgataaggcacaataaacatttgttcacactaccctttgttgtctataaatagaggaatttcctctcattttaaaacaacaaaaattttaaacctattcttcttcacaattaaatatttgtgtactttgctcatgTTGAATGACTCAttgacaccattgcttatgttacagattgtcacaccccaaattcggatgtgatggcacgtgtccatttccaaCCGGACACgccagcctaacccaaccacaatgatagagaagtagaaatacgagaataaaagataataaataagcggaagactttaattaagactcaacactacccagaatttggttgtcacatgtacaaacctctaaatacagaattcgaataaaaatatacaagtctcagagtatagttctcgaatagaacaaaactgaaagtaaagataactcaagggcacgtctggaatgaaccgctacctctcgagtatgtcccgaagctcaatctgctaaagaaaatactaagccgaatctgagagagagctgtcaacctacacaattgtgtagaagcaagggtgagtaccgaaaaccacaggtactcgcaagtaactctaaactaagcaaaactagcagctacaaacaactcctttcaatcccaaccgaaccaccgaaacttcaatctagcagcaaaccaaccaacctatactaaacagatcatattcaacagccagaaccaacagtatatcctcatcaacctcagatcaacaaataagagcaagtagatcaaattccacataagaagggtaaaccgatacaatccacacatcacagacaaagataaggcaaatgcgatgcaaaatgcaataatgatgtcatgtagtcgtgatgcatgtctgtcctacgatacacatctgttgacgtaatcagtccgcgctgaatactcaaatcagaacccatgggggccacacatggaccatgtatcaccgccggaaccagatcccatcggcatccaaatcgctagccggagctagtccatctcatatatctctagccggagctagtctcaactgtgtctcatatccatccatcctcatatcagtgtctcagaactcatgcaacagatagttcacacatgggatgaataatgaatatgcacatgtcatcaatcacaatcatatcacgatcacatcatagtattacacatcatctgtctcaatcacaaccatatcacgaccacatcatagtattacacatcacctgtctcaatcacaaccatatcacgaccacatcatagtattacacatcacctgtctcaatcacaaccatatcacgaccacatcatagtattacacatcacctgtctcaatcacaaccatatcacgaccacatcatagtattacacatcacctgtctcaatcacaaccatatcacgaccacatcatagtattacacatcacctgtctcaatcacaaccatatcacgaccacatcatagtattacacatcacctgtctcaatcacaaccatatcacgaccacatcatagtattacacatcatctgtctcaacatcaatgtctgtatcaatcatagcctactcatgctcttctatcccctcaatatcagttatcacatgacttattcaacaaattcaagtcacatataacacatttagctcgttttattccccatctttcatttacaacaatttcaatcaacaaataaaacccatcctcaatccccattactccccaacacaattaggaaagtagtcatgcgtagtctaagagttttacaaagtttggaagccacttgccttaaaacgaactccaaaagttacttgacttgagcctttcctttccgagtataatccggatcacgataatctattcaaacaattattcacaatcacaattcgagtccaatgacaccaaaatcaagaaatttagggaaaaagggcaaaacggtccaaaagtctcataccggaaaacgatacccaaatctggaaatttttgatgtaaaatgatccttaaagtatttggaagctaatggtgaaaaccaatttgaaaacggagttgaaatcaattcacaaactcaatttgaaggaaaatccacgttcttgaagaagcctaaaatattcggatccgaaaccccgactcgaaaatgaaatatctcctgaaaaacatcttacccatgcttagataagttcaaatatgaaatttcatcaaaaacggagttaagatcgaccttgaaattctcaatttatcaaactttaactttaccggaaaagtccaaattgtacgcggttaatatgatgaaaataatcgatgaatcaataattttatgttgaaatcagtttacccataacataaggatcgtaaatatacctttttcataaaaaatggagtccaaatcgataaaaccccaatttttcccaagagattttcggatagggaaaaaaaaaccagatacagaaattatgagaaaatgtcgaattgaagattgaatactaaccctcatattaattcaagaagaaacccgcaagaatcactccattctgatctctagaactcccgatatgctcaaaataccaaatgaacacagtctgagatttttataacagtacatggctgttatgcaccagaaaaacagcagttaatctttcactaaaaaggccgtaatttcctcatacgatagtgaaatgacccgattcttttttgtaaatgccTTAAATAATgttacggacctgctcgttcaatcggagctcaatttcatgctcgtttgcccagtcaaatatcatttctactcggtaaacaattatttcttatttgcgataaaagtccaatctcgggttagcgaaaatgcaccaaaatttgcagataagtcctataattcatgctcgaaatttcagaaccttcggaataatttttcgacctttaaaactaataatgaaccctttagttgccacaatttgctgaaatagtgtcaaaacatccaagaagcttaaaagtttacccaaaactcatttggcacttcccgaacacaaaccaaatatgctactaacttgaaaatgacattttggactcaatgaaatcgtcggaatttgaattcgaggtctccttgacccgatATCCGATAAGGcatcaagaaactaactttaggctcaaaaactcgaaacgcactcggggcctctaaaaattcaaccaagactcattctagacttagaatcaccccctgaatccagcGGTGCTCTCgaaattccatttcgagcaccggaacctcgcttgttgaccaaagtcaactcttgatcaaaatttcacaattttagcaacttatgacctcaaatcttcattttaactccaaattcgactccgtaaattctcatagacccatttcgacattctaaaactgctggaatcgacggaaattcGATttgagtctcgaaactccaaatgactcgaaatagcacttttaaccaaactttaactcttaataactcaactttccaaaaactcaacttttcatcaattttccttcaaaccaacttcgaaaatacaacaattaggactcggggcaattatcgggaggggtaaaacggtcattttatga belongs to Solanum stenotomum isolate F172 chromosome 1, ASM1918654v1, whole genome shotgun sequence and includes:
- the LOC125878070 gene encoding uncharacterized protein LOC125878070 isoform X1, encoding MMGQQTVDSKSSDQTNAKSGLPKHDKQLLVPVAIVGPALQDSQSESIVAASKSAESPLFPEANTMANKVSNITGSKRPTPECLVNPLNRCSTNNSGSGHLVYVRRRPEGELSKTAANNNQSGVTDYPQLKKLSQRDEKTQTEVQMKEGYYIPEVSSIAWTPSRCSLSTKPSVPPSTGESNNNLASVNVSNHQVTSTRLLLDNPKKVNFKHWEERYFQLQNLLHRLEQSKQEDYVQMLRSLSSVDLSNHAVELEKRSIRLALEEAKEAQRVRVLDILGKYPKNPRASLA
- the LOC125878070 gene encoding uncharacterized protein LOC125878070 isoform X2, which produces MGQQTVDSKSSDQTNAKSGLPKHDKQLLVPVAIVGPALQDSQSESIVAASKSAESPLFPEANTMANKVSNITGSKRPTPECLVNPLNRCSTNNSGSGHLVYVRRRPEGELSKTAANNNQSGVTDYPQLKKLSQRDEKTQTEVQMKEGYYIPEVSSIAWTPSRCSLSTKPSVPPSTGESNNNLASVNVSNHQVTSTRLLLDNPKKVNFKHWEERYFQLQNLLHRLEQSKQEDYVQMLRSLSSVDLSNHAVELEKRSIRLALEEAKEAQRVRVLDILGKYPKNPRASLA